A portion of the Thermosediminibacter oceani DSM 16646 genome contains these proteins:
- the dnaB gene encoding replicative DNA helicase: MNLMPPKVPPHNMEAEQSVLGSMLLSREAIYVALERLKSEDFYIEAHRRIFDIIAELHENRDPVDLITVTEALRSRKMLEEVGGVTYLTNLTEVVPTPANIAQYCKIVEEKALLRRLIETASKILSLAYEPKDDVEELLDEAERRIFGIVQKRRVDNFHHIKDVLLATFERIEQLYNSKGGITGVPTGFPDLDAMTSGLQPSDLILVAARPSMGKTAFALNIAQNAAIRHRIPVAIFSLEMSKEQLVQRMLCAESNVDSHKLRTGRLEEDDWPRLARAMGPLSEAPIYIDDTPGITCLEIRAKARRLKAEKGLGLVVIDYLQLIAGRGQSENRQQEISEISRSLKALARELNVPVVALSQLSRAPDVRADHRPVLSDLRESGSQEQDSDLVAFLYREDYYNPDTDRKNIAEVIIAKQRNGPTGKVELVWLSQYTKFVSIEKHRQSEAAKYA; the protein is encoded by the coding sequence ATGAATTTGATGCCTCCAAAAGTGCCTCCTCATAACATGGAAGCCGAACAGTCGGTTTTGGGTTCCATGCTTCTTTCCAGGGAGGCTATTTACGTGGCGCTGGAACGCCTGAAAAGCGAAGACTTTTATATAGAGGCTCACCGCAGAATATTCGATATCATTGCCGAGCTCCACGAGAACAGGGACCCCGTCGACCTTATAACCGTTACCGAAGCCCTGCGCAGCAGAAAGATGCTGGAAGAAGTGGGTGGGGTCACATACCTTACCAACCTTACCGAAGTGGTACCTACACCCGCCAACATAGCCCAGTACTGCAAGATCGTCGAGGAAAAGGCCCTGCTGCGTCGCCTAATCGAGACCGCCTCCAAGATACTGTCGCTGGCTTACGAGCCGAAGGATGACGTGGAGGAGCTGCTGGACGAAGCCGAGAGAAGGATATTCGGCATAGTTCAAAAGCGCCGGGTGGATAACTTCCACCATATAAAAGACGTGCTGCTTGCCACCTTCGAGCGCATAGAGCAGCTCTACAATTCAAAGGGAGGAATAACCGGGGTGCCCACCGGCTTCCCCGACCTGGACGCAATGACTTCCGGACTGCAACCCTCGGACCTCATACTTGTGGCTGCAAGGCCCAGTATGGGCAAGACCGCCTTTGCTCTGAACATAGCCCAGAACGCAGCCATAAGACACCGCATCCCGGTGGCCATTTTCAGCCTGGAAATGTCCAAAGAGCAGCTGGTGCAGAGAATGCTCTGCGCCGAATCCAACGTGGACAGCCACAAGCTGCGCACCGGAAGGCTTGAAGAGGACGACTGGCCAAGACTAGCCCGGGCTATGGGTCCGCTATCGGAAGCCCCTATCTACATAGACGACACCCCGGGCATCACCTGCCTGGAGATCAGAGCCAAGGCGAGAAGGCTCAAAGCTGAAAAGGGACTGGGGCTCGTGGTGATCGACTACCTGCAGCTCATAGCGGGAAGGGGGCAGTCGGAAAACCGGCAGCAGGAGATTTCGGAGATCTCCAGGTCCTTAAAAGCTCTGGCAAGGGAGCTCAACGTCCCGGTGGTGGCGCTGTCCCAGCTTTCCAGAGCTCCGGATGTCAGGGCCGACCACCGGCCGGTGCTCAGCGACCTTAGAGAATCGGGCAGCCAGGAGCAGGACTCGGACCTGGTGGCTTTCTTATACCGCGAGGATTACTACAATCCCGACACCGACAGGAAGAACATCGCCGAAGTCATCATAGCAAAACAGAGAAACGGCCCGACGGGCAAAGTAGAGCTGGTATGGCTCTCCCAGTACACCAAGTTCGTGAGCATTGAAAAACACCGCCAGAGCGAGGCGGCCAAGTATGCATAA
- the rplI gene encoding 50S ribosomal protein L9, producing MKVILLQDVKSLGKKGDLVNVADGYARNYLFPKNLAVEATPGNLAKLEQEKKARENKLAKEKKEAEELAQKIKKGTVTLKVKAGEQGKIFGSITSKDIAEALRQQYGVEIDKRKVQLDEAIKSLGSYEVTVKLHPEVEARIIVRVTEG from the coding sequence TTGAAGGTAATACTCCTTCAGGACGTAAAAAGCCTTGGCAAAAAGGGCGACCTGGTAAATGTGGCCGACGGCTACGCCAGGAACTATCTCTTCCCCAAAAACCTGGCTGTAGAGGCCACTCCCGGGAACCTGGCGAAATTGGAGCAGGAGAAAAAAGCCAGGGAAAACAAACTGGCCAAGGAAAAGAAAGAGGCCGAAGAGCTGGCCCAGAAGATCAAAAAAGGCACCGTGACGTTGAAAGTCAAGGCCGGCGAACAGGGAAAGATTTTCGGTTCGATCACTTCAAAGGACATAGCTGAAGCCCTAAGACAACAGTACGGGGTGGAAATAGACAAAAGAAAGGTCCAGCTGGACGAAGCCATCAAATCCCTGGGCAGCTACGAGGTTACCGTAAAGCTGCACCCGGAAGTTGAGGCGAGGATAATCGTCAGGGTAACCGAAGGGTGA
- a CDS encoding DHH family phosphoesterase, with protein sequence MRGNFFDFIKKNSLLLGLIVLQLLVMAFADIKAALGFCVLFALVLLYIYFRGPEREEPAEKTEDGKKPLRCPDENTPVLMYIQVDNYDEVLAATPEENRPELLARIDKAVTQWVQGLDGFIKKFDDDKFLAAVTMDKFRRVEEGKFAILEKIREIRTKNAMPVTLSIGASYGQKSLLEQSKIAQNALELCLGRGGDHAVVKTGSKTFFYGGKTKEVERYTRVRARVIAHALRDLMEESDLVLVLGHIFLDMDALGAGVGIVKAARCLGRESFFVLSPDQSHAVESLLNLLLEDRDIKETFISEKHALYALTRNTLVVIVDTHRPSFCYSQELLKKAERIVVIDHHRRGEEFIENALLVYLEPYASSTSEMVTEILSYIGEEVKLTPREATALLAGIAVDTRNFVFKTGVRTFDAASYLRRAGADPTLVHRLFQEQLDEFNRRAEVVKRAQILPGHIAISCYDYKPENPRLAAAQAANTLLEIKGVFAAFVLVPVDGGIAISGRSLGDINVQRILEKLGGGGHMAVAGAQIPDVTMEEAIKRLKKAIEEFMEEGDSS encoded by the coding sequence ATGCGGGGTAATTTCTTTGACTTTATCAAAAAAAATAGCCTGCTTCTCGGCCTGATCGTTCTCCAGCTCCTGGTAATGGCTTTTGCCGACATAAAGGCTGCTCTAGGGTTTTGTGTTCTATTCGCCCTTGTTTTGCTGTATATTTACTTTCGGGGCCCGGAGCGGGAAGAACCGGCCGAAAAAACCGAAGACGGCAAGAAGCCTTTGAGATGCCCGGATGAAAACACCCCGGTACTTATGTACATTCAGGTGGACAACTACGACGAGGTCCTAGCCGCCACCCCCGAGGAAAACCGCCCCGAGCTGCTGGCCAGGATAGATAAGGCGGTAACCCAGTGGGTCCAGGGTCTGGACGGGTTCATAAAGAAATTCGACGACGATAAATTTCTGGCGGCAGTCACCATGGACAAATTTCGCCGGGTGGAGGAAGGCAAGTTCGCGATTCTGGAGAAAATCAGGGAGATCAGGACCAAAAACGCCATGCCCGTCACCCTCAGTATAGGCGCATCTTACGGGCAAAAGAGCCTGCTGGAGCAAAGTAAGATCGCCCAGAACGCTCTGGAGCTCTGCCTCGGAAGGGGCGGCGACCATGCGGTGGTGAAGACCGGGTCGAAGACCTTCTTTTACGGGGGGAAGACGAAGGAAGTGGAAAGGTACACCCGCGTTAGAGCCCGGGTGATCGCCCATGCCCTGCGGGACCTTATGGAAGAATCGGATCTGGTGTTGGTGCTGGGACATATCTTCCTGGACATGGACGCCCTGGGTGCCGGGGTGGGCATAGTAAAGGCTGCCAGGTGCCTGGGCAGGGAAAGTTTCTTCGTTCTATCCCCGGACCAGAGCCACGCGGTAGAGTCCCTCCTCAACCTTCTTCTGGAAGACCGGGACATAAAGGAGACTTTCATCAGCGAGAAGCATGCTCTTTACGCTCTCACCAGGAACACCCTTGTGGTCATCGTGGATACCCACAGGCCTTCCTTCTGCTATTCCCAGGAGCTCCTGAAAAAGGCCGAGAGGATAGTGGTGATAGACCATCACCGCCGGGGCGAAGAGTTTATCGAAAACGCACTGCTGGTCTACCTGGAACCTTACGCTTCGTCGACCAGCGAGATGGTCACGGAGATACTGTCTTACATCGGTGAAGAGGTGAAGCTCACCCCGCGGGAGGCCACGGCGCTTCTTGCCGGGATTGCCGTGGACACCAGGAACTTCGTCTTTAAGACGGGTGTCAGGACCTTCGACGCCGCCTCTTATCTGAGGAGGGCCGGCGCCGACCCGACCTTAGTGCACAGGCTCTTTCAGGAACAACTGGATGAATTCAACCGCAGGGCTGAAGTGGTAAAAAGGGCGCAAATCCTGCCCGGTCACATAGCCATATCCTGCTACGATTATAAGCCCGAAAATCCGCGGCTTGCCGCAGCTCAGGCCGCCAATACGTTGCTTGAGATAAAAGGTGTCTTTGCGGCTTTCGTGCTGGTGCCCGTAGACGGGGGCATAGCCATAAGCGGCAGGTCCCTTGGTGATATAAACGTTCAAAGGATTTTGGAAAAACTGGGCGGCGGGGGCCATATGGCCGTTGCCGGAGCCCAGATTCCTGACGTCACTATGGAAGAAGCTATAAAAAGATTGAAAAAAGCCATCGAGGAATTTATGGAAGAGGGGGATTCCAGTTGA
- a CDS encoding CvpA family protein — MNWLDILLIVLFLKSAFDGFSKGFLLSAFKIAGTLVALYVSIFYRDVAVGFLKESLNMEEALSPMLNPGLPGTAHAVETSIGAGTLMEMALSALGFLAIFLAVQVLFALVGFFLSGVFMFSQLSFTNRIMGMGFGLLSTSVWIALISSVLSPFVMAWPGSVLERGVSGSYILQHMKFLDFILPVVVKFI, encoded by the coding sequence ATGAACTGGCTCGACATATTGCTTATAGTTCTGTTTTTAAAAAGTGCTTTTGACGGTTTTTCAAAGGGTTTTCTGCTCTCGGCCTTTAAAATCGCAGGGACCTTGGTTGCCCTTTACGTGAGTATATTCTACCGGGATGTTGCGGTGGGGTTTTTGAAGGAGAGCCTGAATATGGAAGAGGCGCTTTCGCCGATGTTAAACCCGGGGCTTCCGGGAACGGCCCATGCTGTTGAAACCTCTATCGGCGCCGGCACGCTGATGGAAATGGCCCTTTCGGCACTGGGCTTCCTGGCAATTTTTTTGGCGGTTCAGGTATTGTTTGCCCTGGTAGGCTTTTTTCTGAGCGGGGTGTTCATGTTTTCCCAGCTTTCATTCACGAACCGCATAATGGGCATGGGGTTCGGGCTGCTCTCCACCTCGGTATGGATTGCCCTAATAAGCTCGGTGCTTTCGCCTTTTGTCATGGCGTGGCCCGGCAGCGTTCTTGAAAGGGGTGTGAGCGGTTCGTATATCCTGCAGCACATGAAGTTCCTGGATTTCATCCTGCCCGTTGTGGTAAAATTTATTTAA
- a CDS encoding Crp/Fnr family transcriptional regulator: MPAQSGDRDTGVEEALKKVYIFSGLSDGDLAKIRGLVNTRHYKKGTVIFFEGEPGEAVYFIKSGKVKVYKSDDEGREYILHIFGEGDVFAEAVLLGGGPYPATAEAVEDTTVAFIKNEDLERLIGQTPDLALRIIKVMASRLRDSQDKIKDLALKDTYDRTACLLHRISINYGQRTSRGIEIDLPVTRQELAALVGTSRETVTRILGQMKKQGIIDIDRQKIIVINEKMLMRCARE; the protein is encoded by the coding sequence GTGCCCGCACAAAGCGGCGATAGGGATACCGGGGTAGAAGAAGCGTTGAAGAAAGTTTACATTTTTTCCGGCCTCTCCGACGGTGATTTAGCAAAAATAAGGGGTCTTGTAAATACCAGGCATTATAAAAAGGGCACCGTTATCTTTTTTGAGGGAGAACCGGGTGAGGCGGTGTACTTTATAAAATCAGGCAAGGTGAAGGTATACAAATCCGACGATGAAGGCAGGGAGTACATACTGCACATATTCGGCGAAGGTGATGTCTTCGCCGAGGCCGTGCTTCTGGGGGGAGGTCCGTATCCCGCCACAGCGGAAGCGGTGGAGGATACCACCGTCGCCTTTATAAAAAACGAGGACCTTGAGCGACTGATAGGCCAAACTCCGGACCTGGCCTTAAGAATTATAAAGGTCATGGCCTCAAGACTCCGGGATTCCCAGGACAAAATAAAAGACCTGGCCCTGAAGGATACCTATGACCGCACCGCGTGTCTTCTTCACAGGATATCGATAAATTACGGGCAGAGGACATCCCGGGGTATCGAGATAGACCTGCCGGTCACGCGCCAGGAGCTGGCGGCGCTGGTGGGTACTTCCCGGGAAACGGTGACCAGGATCCTGGGCCAGATGAAAAAGCAAGGTATAATAGATATAGACAGGCAGAAGATAATAGTGATAAACGAGAAAATGCTGATGAGGTGTGCAAGAGAGTGA
- the yyaC gene encoding spore protease YyaC yields MLLNPHVFKPYDLRVHIDSPNAVETIARGFVKILSETYCPQSPIVFLCIGTDRSTGDSLGPLVGNMLKEKGFSNTRVLGCLAEPVHAGNLQKVVEEIHDLYDEPYIIAVDASLGRSENIGTVKIAKGPLKPGAGVNKDLPPVGRFHITGIVNVGGFMEFMVLQNTRLFLVMRMAQTISEGITLGMKQFFA; encoded by the coding sequence ATGCTGCTTAATCCCCATGTATTTAAGCCCTACGACCTGAGGGTTCATATAGATAGCCCCAACGCCGTAGAAACCATCGCCAGGGGATTCGTCAAAATCCTCTCCGAAACTTACTGTCCTCAGTCGCCGATAGTGTTTTTATGCATAGGCACCGACCGTTCCACCGGGGACTCCCTGGGCCCTCTGGTAGGAAATATGTTGAAGGAAAAAGGTTTCTCCAACACGAGGGTGCTGGGGTGTTTGGCTGAACCCGTCCACGCCGGCAATCTCCAGAAGGTAGTTGAGGAGATTCACGACCTGTACGATGAACCTTACATAATAGCAGTAGACGCCTCCCTGGGCCGCTCGGAAAACATAGGCACCGTAAAAATCGCAAAAGGACCTCTCAAGCCGGGGGCCGGGGTCAACAAAGACCTGCCGCCGGTGGGCAGATTTCACATAACCGGCATAGTAAACGTGGGTGGGTTTATGGAATTTATGGTGCTGCAAAATACCCGCCTGTTCCTGGTTATGAGAATGGCCCAGACCATTTCGGAAGGCATAACCCTGGGAATGAAGCAATTTTTCGCTTAA
- the rpsF gene encoding 30S ribosomal protein S6: MREYETMYILDPELDEESINGLVDKFKALIEERGGEVKEIDRWGKRRLAYPISHRKEGYYVVMNFSATPSAAQEMERVFKITTGVLRHIIFRKDK; encoded by the coding sequence ATGAGGGAGTACGAAACCATGTACATCCTCGACCCCGAACTCGATGAAGAGTCGATCAACGGCCTGGTAGACAAGTTCAAGGCCCTCATCGAGGAAAGAGGGGGAGAGGTCAAAGAAATCGACCGGTGGGGAAAGAGAAGGCTCGCCTATCCCATCAGCCACCGCAAAGAGGGTTACTACGTGGTGATGAATTTCTCCGCAACCCCTTCCGCGGCCCAGGAGATGGAGAGGGTTTTCAAGATAACCACCGGAGTGCTCAGGCACATCATTTTCCGAAAGGATAAATAA
- the yedF gene encoding sulfurtransferase-like selenium metabolism protein YedF yields the protein MAIEVDCRGKKCPEPLIMTKKALDSIDRGRVVAIVDDEVARENIIKFAKNQGYGFLVETKGDNFYISIDKEAVTAGKPEKGGCCEVVPSDGSPYVLLVTGDTLGRGSEELGKLLLKNYFYSLKEAPRLPECALFLNRGVYLTTEGSEVLDTLRELESRGMEVMSCGTCLDYYGLKEKLAVGSITNMYTIAEKLSAFRTITI from the coding sequence ATGGCAATAGAAGTGGACTGCAGAGGCAAAAAGTGTCCCGAACCGTTGATAATGACTAAAAAAGCTCTGGATTCCATCGACCGGGGCAGGGTTGTGGCTATAGTGGATGACGAGGTAGCCCGGGAGAATATAATCAAGTTCGCGAAAAACCAGGGGTACGGTTTTCTCGTGGAAACGAAAGGCGATAACTTTTACATTTCCATCGACAAAGAAGCGGTAACAGCAGGGAAGCCGGAAAAAGGGGGGTGCTGCGAAGTCGTACCCTCCGACGGATCGCCGTACGTGCTCCTGGTTACGGGCGACACCCTTGGTCGGGGTTCGGAAGAGCTGGGGAAACTTCTTTTAAAAAATTACTTTTACTCGCTGAAGGAAGCGCCCCGGCTTCCGGAGTGTGCTCTGTTTTTGAACAGGGGGGTTTACCTGACCACCGAGGGGTCGGAAGTTCTGGATACTTTGAGGGAACTGGAATCCCGGGGGATGGAAGTGATGTCCTGCGGCACGTGCCTTGACTACTACGGTCTGAAGGAAAAGCTGGCTGTAGGGAGCATCACCAACATGTACACGATCGCCGAGAAACTTTCCGCTTTCAGGACGATTACCATTTAA
- the rpsR gene encoding 30S ribosomal protein S18 encodes MKSKKNKKKKVCSFCMDKIDYIDYKDVARLRKFITERAKILPRRITGNCARHQRQLTVAIKRARNIALLPFTSE; translated from the coding sequence TTGAAATCCAAGAAGAACAAGAAGAAAAAGGTATGCAGCTTCTGCATGGATAAGATAGATTACATCGACTACAAGGACGTTGCCAGGCTCAGGAAGTTCATAACCGAGCGAGCCAAGATCTTGCCCCGGCGTATAACCGGTAATTGCGCAAGACACCAGAGGCAGCTCACGGTAGCTATAAAGAGGGCGCGCAACATTGCCCTGTTGCCTTTCACGAGCGAGTAA
- a CDS encoding mechanosensitive ion channel family protein, which translates to MLNYQLIRDMLYGLPPVYRSALKALVILFLASVTIRIGSRMIERIFALKLEKIPLNESRMKTLVGLLKSILRYIVYFIATVVVLETFGVKTTSIITAAGIGGLAIGFGAQSLVKDVISGFFIIFEDYFQVGEYIEAAGVSGTVEEMGLRTTKLRDFGGQLHIIPNGEITRVTNHSRGNLRAMVNVRVSYEEDLDRVLKVLEEVADEIRHKRKDIVEGPTVLGVSDLGPTEAVITIWARTLPMQQWSVERELRKAIKERFDREGIKIPYPRMVLINGASREEEEN; encoded by the coding sequence TTGCTGAACTATCAGCTCATTAGGGATATGCTTTACGGCTTACCGCCGGTTTACAGGTCCGCACTAAAGGCCCTGGTTATACTCTTTCTGGCATCCGTAACGATAAGGATCGGGTCCCGGATGATCGAACGCATCTTTGCACTGAAGTTAGAGAAAATACCGCTCAACGAAAGCAGGATGAAGACCCTCGTCGGCCTGTTGAAAAGTATTCTCCGCTACATTGTTTACTTTATAGCAACAGTAGTTGTGCTGGAGACCTTCGGTGTGAAAACCACATCAATTATAACAGCTGCAGGCATAGGGGGTCTTGCCATCGGCTTCGGTGCCCAAAGCCTTGTAAAGGACGTTATATCCGGGTTTTTTATCATATTTGAAGACTACTTTCAGGTGGGGGAATACATAGAAGCCGCAGGAGTTTCGGGCACCGTGGAGGAAATGGGCTTAAGGACCACGAAACTTCGGGATTTCGGCGGCCAGCTTCACATAATCCCCAACGGGGAGATTACCCGAGTCACCAATCACTCGAGAGGAAACTTGAGAGCTATGGTGAACGTGAGGGTGTCCTACGAGGAGGATCTGGACAGAGTGCTGAAAGTGCTGGAAGAAGTGGCTGATGAAATCCGGCACAAAAGAAAGGATATCGTGGAGGGTCCCACAGTGCTCGGCGTCAGCGACCTGGGTCCCACCGAAGCGGTTATAACAATATGGGCTAGGACTTTGCCGATGCAGCAGTGGAGCGTGGAGAGGGAACTCAGGAAGGCCATAAAGGAAAGGTTCGACAGAGAGGGGATAAAAATTCCATACCCCAGGATGGTGCTTATAAACGGGGCTTCCCGGGAGGAGGAAGAGAATTGA
- a CDS encoding NAD(P)/FAD-dependent oxidoreductase produces the protein MPKHYDVIIIGAGPAGIFTALELVDKDRDLEILILEKGRDIDARLCPSKEKKIQCRNCDPCSIVNGWGGAGAFSDGKLTLTTEFGGWLDEYIPKEKVAELINYVDKVFLSFGATEMVHGTDQKKVKQLQRKAATADLRLIPAKVKHLGTEKCWNILREMRNYLGGKVDIKTCAPVKTIKVDDDKVKGVVTESGEEYTADYVVAVPGREGAEWFALEAQRLGLDMMINPVDIGVRVEVPAVVMEPLTDVVYESKLVYYSKSFDDRVRTFCMNPYGEVVIENNSGLITVNGHSYADRKTENTNFALLVSKTFTQPFREPISYGKYIATLANMLGGGVLVQRLGDLLSGRRSTPERIKRGLVVPTLKEATPGDLSLVFPYRHMVSILEMLQAMDKLAPGVYSQHTLLYGVEVKFYSARPALNSSLETQIRNLFAAGDGAGVTRGLAQASVSGVIVAREILNRKLNGTGI, from the coding sequence ATGCCCAAACATTACGACGTCATAATAATCGGGGCGGGGCCGGCAGGTATTTTTACCGCCCTGGAGCTGGTTGATAAAGACAGGGATCTTGAGATACTGATCCTGGAAAAAGGCAGGGACATCGACGCAAGGCTGTGCCCCTCCAAAGAAAAAAAGATCCAATGCCGTAATTGCGATCCCTGTTCCATAGTAAACGGGTGGGGAGGAGCCGGCGCCTTCAGCGACGGCAAGCTCACCCTGACCACCGAATTCGGTGGATGGCTGGATGAATACATCCCTAAAGAAAAAGTGGCCGAACTGATAAACTACGTGGACAAGGTGTTCCTCAGTTTCGGAGCCACCGAAATGGTGCACGGAACCGACCAAAAAAAGGTAAAGCAGCTGCAGCGGAAGGCGGCAACCGCCGACCTCAGGCTGATACCCGCGAAAGTTAAGCACCTGGGCACCGAAAAGTGCTGGAATATACTAAGGGAAATGCGGAATTACTTAGGTGGAAAGGTGGATATAAAGACGTGCGCGCCGGTGAAAACCATCAAGGTCGATGACGACAAAGTTAAAGGAGTCGTCACCGAAAGCGGAGAGGAATACACCGCCGATTACGTAGTGGCAGTACCCGGAAGGGAAGGGGCCGAGTGGTTCGCCCTAGAGGCCCAGCGACTGGGACTTGACATGATGATCAACCCCGTGGACATTGGGGTGAGGGTTGAAGTCCCGGCCGTGGTTATGGAGCCCCTTACCGATGTAGTTTACGAGTCAAAACTGGTCTACTACTCCAAGTCCTTCGACGACAGGGTGAGGACCTTTTGCATGAATCCCTACGGCGAAGTTGTTATAGAAAACAACAGCGGACTCATCACCGTAAACGGCCACAGTTATGCCGACCGGAAGACTGAAAATACGAATTTTGCCCTGCTCGTGAGCAAAACCTTTACCCAGCCCTTCCGTGAGCCCATCTCCTACGGCAAGTATATAGCTACCCTGGCAAACATGCTGGGAGGCGGCGTGCTCGTTCAGAGGTTGGGAGATCTTCTTTCGGGCAGGCGTTCGACCCCCGAGAGGATAAAGAGAGGGTTGGTGGTGCCCACCCTCAAGGAGGCCACACCGGGAGATCTCAGCCTGGTATTTCCCTACAGGCACATGGTGAGCATCCTGGAAATGCTTCAGGCTATGGATAAACTGGCACCGGGCGTTTATTCCCAGCACACCCTGCTGTACGGCGTAGAGGTGAAATTCTATTCCGCAAGGCCTGCTTTAAATTCGAGCCTGGAAACCCAGATCAGGAACCTTTTTGCCGCGGGAGAC
- a CDS encoding DUF951 family protein, whose protein sequence is MKKKHPCGSLEWEIWRMGADFGIKCLGCGRKVMIPRPKFEKSVKKIIKCVQPELLEKPFDK, encoded by the coding sequence ATGAAGAAAAAGCACCCCTGCGGCAGTTTAGAGTGGGAAATCTGGCGGATGGGAGCCGATTTCGGCATAAAATGCCTGGGGTGTGGGCGCAAGGTCATGATACCGAGGCCCAAGTTCGAAAAGAGCGTGAAAAAGATTATAAAGTGCGTCCAGCCGGAACTGCTTGAAAAACCCTTTGATAAATGA
- a CDS encoding single-stranded DNA-binding protein: MNKVILIGRLTKDPELRFTPANGVAVATFTLAVDRPFINQKGEREADFIPVVVWRKLAETCANNLKKGRLVGVSGRLQVRSYDTPGGQRRWVTEVVADEVQFLDRPRSAEPNSGFSGNNEGIEDIDFDFDFDENVSEGDDVPF; this comes from the coding sequence TTGAACAAGGTTATTCTAATAGGGAGGTTGACGAAAGACCCCGAACTGCGGTTCACCCCTGCTAACGGAGTGGCGGTGGCCACCTTCACCCTGGCGGTGGATAGGCCCTTTATAAACCAAAAGGGTGAGCGCGAAGCCGACTTTATACCCGTAGTGGTATGGAGGAAGCTGGCGGAAACCTGTGCCAACAACCTCAAGAAGGGCCGGCTGGTGGGCGTATCCGGGAGGCTTCAGGTGAGGTCCTACGATACGCCCGGCGGGCAGCGGCGCTGGGTTACCGAAGTGGTCGCCGATGAAGTGCAGTTTTTAGACAGGCCCAGATCGGCCGAACCGAATTCTGGTTTCAGTGGGAACAACGAGGGAATCGAAGATATAGATTTTGATTTCGATTTCGATGAAAACGTATCCGAAGGCGACGATGTACCTTTTTGA
- a CDS encoding YybS family protein, with protein sequence MHRFSTKAVVEGALLSAITIILSLFSMYVPALGIFLDLVLPVPVIILGMRQGLRITVLSVLVTGLVTAMFSGPLKALAVMLGFGLIGIGMGWALRKNYPPFRVFGVGAVASLASNVALFLISLMIMGINPFLQEIAAYKEGLSAAADLYNRMGVDPETVKTVVGMYEKMLDLMPLLIPAILVLASITSAFLSYQISRVVLRRLGYKIEDFPPFWQWRLPVFTVFLLLLGQLAVLLEAYWPVGILKQLGLNLQMIFTFAFFVQGLSILSFYLGRYNVAKPVRALIVLFVFTNPFFAQLIFLAGMVDTVFNFRGL encoded by the coding sequence ATGCATCGCTTCAGTACAAAAGCCGTAGTGGAAGGAGCGCTGCTTTCGGCGATAACAATAATACTCAGCCTATTTTCCATGTACGTGCCCGCCCTGGGGATCTTTCTCGACCTGGTGCTGCCGGTGCCCGTAATAATACTGGGTATGAGGCAGGGTCTGAGGATCACCGTGCTTTCGGTGCTGGTTACCGGACTTGTGACCGCCATGTTCTCGGGCCCCCTTAAGGCCCTTGCGGTGATGCTGGGTTTCGGTTTGATAGGCATAGGCATGGGCTGGGCTTTGAGGAAAAATTACCCGCCTTTCAGGGTTTTCGGCGTGGGCGCGGTGGCTTCCCTGGCGTCGAACGTAGCCCTTTTCCTGATATCCCTTATGATAATGGGTATAAACCCCTTTCTACAGGAGATAGCCGCCTACAAGGAAGGCCTTTCAGCTGCCGCGGATCTTTACAACCGCATGGGGGTTGATCCCGAAACGGTCAAAACAGTGGTCGGGATGTACGAAAAAATGCTGGATTTAATGCCCCTGTTGATCCCGGCGATCCTGGTGTTGGCGTCGATTACCAGCGCCTTTTTGAGCTACCAGATTTCAAGGGTCGTGCTTCGCCGCCTGGGATACAAAATCGAGGACTTTCCGCCCTTCTGGCAGTGGCGGCTACCGGTCTTTACGGTGTTTTTACTCCTGCTGGGGCAGCTCGCCGTGCTACTGGAAGCCTACTGGCCGGTGGGTATTTTAAAGCAGCTGGGGTTAAATTTGCAGATGATATTCACCTTCGCTTTTTTCGTCCAGGGATTATCCATCCTGAGCTTTTACCTGGGCAGGTACAATGTCGCAAAACCCGTCAGGGCGCTGATCGTCCTCTTTGTGTTTACCAACCCTTTTTTTGCCCAGTTGATCTTCTTAGCCGGAATGGTAGATACTGTTTTCAATTTCCGCGGGTTGTGA